Part of the Sulfitobacter alexandrii genome, TGTGCACATGGCGAACAAATCCGGCGATACCATCTCCTCTCTCGCCAAGGGTCTGCGGGTGATCGAATGTTTCGGCGCGGACGCCCCGAAACTGAGCATCAGCGCGGTCGCGGCGCGGACCGGGCTGGACAGGGCGACGGCCCGGCGGTGCCTGCTGACCTTGCACGCCGAAGGCTACGCGGCGTACGACGGCAAGTTCTTTGCGCTCACGCACCGCGCCCTGCGGCTGGGGATGGGGGCGATCGCCTCGCTCGAATTGCCGCAGATCGTGCAGCCGTGGCTGGACCAGCTGACCGAACAGATCGGTCAAAGCTGTTCGGTCGCGGTTCTGGACGAGACCGAGATCGTCTATCTGGCGCGGGCGGCGCAGAAGCGGGTCATGTCGATCGGGCTGATGCCGGGGTCGCGGCTGCCGGCGCATTGCACCTCGCTGGGACGGATCCTGCTGGCCGGCCTGCCGGCGGCACAGGCCCGCGCGGTGATCGATGCCTCTGACCTGTCGCCGCGCACGGCCTTCAGCCTGACCGACCCCGACGAGATCATGTCCCGGATCGACGCGGCGCGGCGGGAGGGCCACACCATGGTCGACCAGGAGGTCGAGATCGGCCTGCGGTCCATCGCGGTGCCGCTGCACGACGCGGCGGGCAAGGTGGTGGCCGCGCTGAACGCGGGCATGGCGGCGACGCATCATGATCCCGCCGAGATGGCAAAGACCTGTCTGCCGCCGATGCTGCGGGTTCAGGCCGGGATCGCCCGCCTGCTGGCCTGATCCGGCGGCCCGTGTTGCAACCCCGCCGAACCGCTTCTAGGTTGCGCGCAACATCAGGAGACATCATGACAGACCATCCCGAGAGCGCGCTGCACTTTCCGTTCGAGACGATGCCGGCCTTCGGTGAGATCGTCGAAGTGCGGCCCGGCATTCTGTGGACCCGTGTGCCGCTGCCCTATCGGCTGGACCATGTGAACATCTACCTGATCCGCGACGGCGAAGGCTGGGCCATCATCGACACCGGGATCCAGACGGCGGACGCCAAGCAGACCTGGGAAGACATTTTGGCCGGTCCCCTGCAGGGCGCGCGCATCACGCGTGTCATCGTCACGCACTATCACCCCGACCACATCGGGTTGGCCGGCTGGCTGTGCAAACGGTTCGATGCGCCTTTGCTGACCAGCTTTTCCACCTTCATGGGGTGCAAGGTGATTTCGCAGGGCGCGAACGAGAGCATGACGCGCTACAACTTCGATTTCTACCTCAGCCACGGCATGACCGAGCAGGCGGCCGGGGTGGTCGCGATCCAGGGCAACGAATACCTGCGCCGGGTCGGCGATCTGCCGAAGTCCTTCCTGCGGCTGCTCATGCCCGACACGCTGGAGATCGGCGGCAGGGCCTTCCGGGTCATGACCGGCGACGGCCACGCGGCGGAGCAGGTGATGCTGTATTGCGAAGACGAGGCGCTGCTCTTTGCCGCCGATCAGGTCATCGAGAAGATTTCGCCCAATATCAGCGTCTTCGCCGATGAGGCGAATGGCGATCCGCTGGGTCATTTCCTGCGTTCCCTGCGGTTCCTGCGGACCGAGATCCCGGACGATGTGCTGGTCCTGCCGGGGCACCGGCGGCCGTTTCACGGCTTGCACCAGCGCTGCGCGGAGCTTGAAGCGCATCACCAAGAAAGATGCCAGCGGGTGCTGGACGCCTGCGCGGGGGGGCCGAAATCCATCGCGGATCTGGTGCCGGTTCTGTTCACCCGTGAACTCGACCCCCACCAGATGAGCTTTGCCTTCACCGAGACGCTGGCGCATGTGAACCGGCTGGTACGGCGGGGCGAGATCCGGGCCGAGAACCGCGAGGGCCGCATCTATCACGTTCTGGCCGGCGCGGTATCCGGAACCGCCGGATGACGGCCGAGGCCGAACACCCGCCCATCGCGATCGTCGGGGCGGGGCTGATCGGCACCGCCTGGGCGGCGCTGTTCGCCCACCATGGATTTCCGGTGCGGCTATGGGATCCGCAGGCTGCCGCGATGGACCGCGCGGCGGCGGCCTTGCCGCGTTTGTCGGCGCAATTGTCCGCCATCGCGGCGGGGCAGGGCGGACCGCAGGACGTCGTGCACTGCGCCACGCTTGCAGAGGCGGTGGCCGGGGCGGCGCTGATCCAGGAGAGCGCGCCGGAGGACGTGCCGCTGAAACACGCGCTTCTGGCGGAGATCGAGGCCACGATGGCCCCGGAGGCGATCATCGCGTCCTCCACGTCCGCCCTGACGTGGTCGGACCTCGGGCCGGGGCTGGCGGAGCCCGCCCGGCTGATCACGGCGCATCCCTTCAACCCGCCTCACCTTGTCCCGCTGGTGGAGCTTTACGGCACCGATCCGGTCCGGATGGATAGGGCGGAGGCGATCTACCGCATGGTGGGCCGCGTGCCGGTCCGCCTGCGCAAGGATGCGACGGGACATATCGCGAACCGGCTGGCCTCGGCGCTTTGGCGGGAAGCGGTGTACATGGTGCAGGAGGGCATCGCGGACGTGGAGGCGATCGACACCGCGCTGGCCAACGGGCCGGGCCTGCGCTGGTCGGTGCTGGGGGCGCACATGGCCTATCATCTGGGCGGCGGGCCGCAGGGGATGGCGGGATATCTCGATCATCTGGGCCCCAGCCAGGAACGCCGCTGGGCATCGCTCGGCACGCCCGCGCTGACCCCCGAGGTGCGCGCGGCGCTGATAGACGGAGTGGCGCGCGAAGCCGGGGGGCGCAGCATCGCGGAACTGGAGCAAGACCGGGACGCCGCGCTGATTGCGCTGTTGCGCGCCCGGAAAGCCGACGGCTGAGGTTCAGCCAAACACCTGCGGGTCGCGTCCGAGCCGGGTGAAGGACCGTGACCCGTCCGCCGTGACCAGCACGTCGTCCTCGATCCGGACGCCCAGCTTGCCGGGGTGGTAAAGGCCCGGTTCGATGGTGATGACCATGCCGGGCTCCAGCGGCGCGTGGTTGCCCCGCATCAGCTGCGGGGCCTCGTGCACGTCAAGACCCAGACCGTGGCCGACCTTGTGCCGGACGTTGTCGGCAAAGCCCGCCGCCGCAAGGTGATCCTGCACGGCGGTATCCAGCTCGTGGGGGGTGACACCGGGGCGGCACATCTCGCGGGCAAGCCGGTTCGCCTCCAGCACCGCGTCATAGAGGGCGCGGTGATCGTCGGGGACTTCCTCGCAGAAATAGGTCCGGGTGATGTCCGCGCTGTAGCCGTCGAGCTTTGCGCCGAAGTCGAACAGCAGGGCATCGCCGCGCTGCACCTTCCTATCGGCAGAAGGCACGCCATGGCAATCCGCCGCCGCCGCACCGGCCAGCACGATTAGGTCGAAGGCCGCGCCTTCCGCCCCGCGCTCCAGCATGTTGATCAGCAGTTTCGCGCGGATCTCCGTTTCGGACAGGCCCGCGCCGATCTGGCCCAGCGTCACCGTCAGCGCGTCCTCGCTGATTTTCACCACCTGTTCGATGGCCGCGATTTCGCCCTCGTCCTTGTGCAGGCGCAGCGGCAGCAGGATGTCGCTGCCGTCCGTCATTTCGGTGCCGAAGGCGCGGGCGAGTGCGGCTGCCTCGAACTGGCGCATCCGCCCGCTTTCCACGGCAAGCGAGGTCAGGCCGGTCTGCCGGGCCAGCGTCGCCAGCGCATCGGCGTAGCCGTCGGCATCCTGCCAGAACACGGTCTGTGCCTGCGGCATCCGCGCTGTCCACATATCGCGTTCCAGTGCCGGGATCGCGGCATGCACCGCGCCCGCGGCGGTCACGATCAGGATCGTGGGCCGTTCCATCAGGCCAAGGCGAACACCTGTCAGGTAGAAGAAGTTCGGTCCCGGCACCACGGCGATGGCGGGGCAGTCGTGTTCCTGAAGCAGTCTGGTCAGTTTGGCGATGCGGGCGTCGAAATTCATGCAGGGTTCCTTTCATGGGTCGGCGCCAACCTCGCCCATCCCGCCCCGCTTGCCAAGGTGCCGCCGGCAGGAGATCAGTCCAGCGGCAGGCCGACGTAGTTCTCGGCAATCGCGCGCGAGGCGGCCTCAGAACTGCGCAGATAGTCGAATTCCGCTCTCTGCATCCGTTTCTCAAAATCGGAGTTTTCGGGAAACTGGTGCATCAGCGTCGACAACTGCCACGAGAATCGTTCGACCTTCCAGACCCGGCGCAGGACGGTTTCCGAATAGGCGTCGATCAGGTCGTCCTTGCCGTGCCTGTAGTGCAGCGCCAGGGCCCGGTGAAGCAGGCGCACATCCGCCACGGCAAGGTTCAGCCCCTTGGCCCCGGTCGGTGGCACGATATGCGCGGAGTCCCCGGCCAGGAACAGGTTGCCGTATCGCATCGGCTCCGCCACGAAGGACCGCAGCGGCGCGATGCTCTTTTCAAAGGACGGCCCGGTCTGAAGGCTCGCGGCGGCATCCGGTCCGAGCCGGGTCGCGAACTCTTCCCAGAAACGGTCGTCGGACCAGTCCGCCACGTCGTCGGACGCGTCGCACTGGATGTAGTAGCGGCTGCGGGTGTTCGACCGCATGGAGGCCAGCGCGAAGCCGCGGTCATGGTTGGCGTAGATCAGTTCGTGCGAGACCGGGGGCTTTTCCACAAGAATACCGAGCCAGCCAAAGGGATAGACCCGTTCGTAGGTGCGCAGCACATCCG contains:
- a CDS encoding IclR family transcriptional regulator domain-containing protein, whose amino-acid sequence is MANKSGDTISSLAKGLRVIECFGADAPKLSISAVAARTGLDRATARRCLLTLHAEGYAAYDGKFFALTHRALRLGMGAIASLELPQIVQPWLDQLTEQIGQSCSVAVLDETEIVYLARAAQKRVMSIGLMPGSRLPAHCTSLGRILLAGLPAAQARAVIDASDLSPRTAFSLTDPDEIMSRIDAARREGHTMVDQEVEIGLRSIAVPLHDAAGKVVAALNAGMAATHHDPAEMAKTCLPPMLRVQAGIARLLA
- a CDS encoding MBL fold metallo-hydrolase, with translation MTDHPESALHFPFETMPAFGEIVEVRPGILWTRVPLPYRLDHVNIYLIRDGEGWAIIDTGIQTADAKQTWEDILAGPLQGARITRVIVTHYHPDHIGLAGWLCKRFDAPLLTSFSTFMGCKVISQGANESMTRYNFDFYLSHGMTEQAAGVVAIQGNEYLRRVGDLPKSFLRLLMPDTLEIGGRAFRVMTGDGHAAEQVMLYCEDEALLFAADQVIEKISPNISVFADEANGDPLGHFLRSLRFLRTEIPDDVLVLPGHRRPFHGLHQRCAELEAHHQERCQRVLDACAGGPKSIADLVPVLFTRELDPHQMSFAFTETLAHVNRLVRRGEIRAENREGRIYHVLAGAVSGTAG
- a CDS encoding 3-hydroxyacyl-CoA dehydrogenase NAD-binding domain-containing protein, which codes for MTAEAEHPPIAIVGAGLIGTAWAALFAHHGFPVRLWDPQAAAMDRAAAALPRLSAQLSAIAAGQGGPQDVVHCATLAEAVAGAALIQESAPEDVPLKHALLAEIEATMAPEAIIASSTSALTWSDLGPGLAEPARLITAHPFNPPHLVPLVELYGTDPVRMDRAEAIYRMVGRVPVRLRKDATGHIANRLASALWREAVYMVQEGIADVEAIDTALANGPGLRWSVLGAHMAYHLGGGPQGMAGYLDHLGPSQERRWASLGTPALTPEVRAALIDGVAREAGGRSIAELEQDRDAALIALLRARKADG
- a CDS encoding M24 family metallopeptidase; this translates as MNFDARIAKLTRLLQEHDCPAIAVVPGPNFFYLTGVRLGLMERPTILIVTAAGAVHAAIPALERDMWTARMPQAQTVFWQDADGYADALATLARQTGLTSLAVESGRMRQFEAAALARAFGTEMTDGSDILLPLRLHKDEGEIAAIEQVVKISEDALTVTLGQIGAGLSETEIRAKLLINMLERGAEGAAFDLIVLAGAAAADCHGVPSADRKVQRGDALLFDFGAKLDGYSADITRTYFCEEVPDDHRALYDAVLEANRLAREMCRPGVTPHELDTAVQDHLAAAGFADNVRHKVGHGLGLDVHEAPQLMRGNHAPLEPGMVITIEPGLYHPGKLGVRIEDDVLVTADGSRSFTRLGRDPQVFG
- the pobA gene encoding 4-hydroxybenzoate 3-monooxygenase encodes the protein MTTSVCIIGSGPAGLLLSQLLANEEIDTILLDRKDRAYIEGRIRAGVLEQGTVTALEEAGAADRLHREGLPHEGFELAFDGERHRIDLTGLTGKTVTVYGQTEMTKDLFEKRMQQGQRFFFNVDDVKPSDLKSDRPRVHFTHEGQHVTVECDYIAGCDGFHGVSRQAIPADVLRTYERVYPFGWLGILVEKPPVSHELIYANHDRGFALASMRSNTRSRYYIQCDASDDVADWSDDRFWEEFATRLGPDAAASLQTGPSFEKSIAPLRSFVAEPMRYGNLFLAGDSAHIVPPTGAKGLNLAVADVRLLHRALALHYRHGKDDLIDAYSETVLRRVWKVERFSWQLSTLMHQFPENSDFEKRMQRAEFDYLRSSEAASRAIAENYVGLPLD